Below is a window of Syntrophomonas wolfei subsp. wolfei str. Goettingen G311 DNA.
AACCATTGACAGCGAGCATGGTCATATTGTGGAGGAATTACGGGAAGAAGGTTTTCCGGTAACTTGTTGGGAAGCCAGTGGTAAGGCCGGCTCCAAACTGGTTCTAAATATTTTTCTCAAACGCAATATGGCTGTGGCTGTGGCGGATAAGATATATGAAAAAGACCCGGATGCCTTTGTAGTTTTTATGGAACCCAAACACTTTCAAGGCGGATATATTAAAAAGAAATAGGGGGACACGGATGGTGTTACGCTTTATTACATCTGGCGAATCACATGGGAAGGGTCTTATTGGTATTGTTGAGCAAATGCCTGCCGGCGTTGAAATAGGGGAAGAGGATATTAACCGGGAACTGCAAAGGAGACAAAAGGGCTACGGACGAGGGGGCAGGATGAAGATTGAATCAGACCGCGTGGAGATTTTCTCCGGAATCAGGAATGGCTATAGCCTGGGCACGCCTATTTCCTATCTTATAAGAAACCAGGATTTCGAAAACTGGCAGGAGATAATGGCGACAGGAGAATGCAAGCGGCATGAAGAAAAAATCGTAAATCGCCCTCGGCCCGGGCATGCTGATTTGGCCGGGGCCATGAAGTATAATCAGTCAGATATGCGCAACATTTTAGAAAGGGCCAGTGCCCGCGAGACTGCTGCCCGGGTAGCGGCCGGAGCCATGTTTAAAAAGCTCTTGGAGTCGTTTAATATAAGGGTTTATAGTCAGGTAAAATCCATAGGACCGGTGCAGGTGAAAACCTGGCAGGTGAATGAGCAGAATTGGCAAGATTTGCGGGAGAAAGTGGATGAATCCCCCTTACACTCGGTGGATACAGAAAAAGAGCCTCTGATGAGGGAGGCCATTGACCAGGCCAGGTCAAAGGGGGAATCGCTTGGCGGCAGTTTTGAAGTTGGAGTTATCGGAGTGCCGCCGGGATTGGGTAGTTATATAAGCTGGGAGAGCAGGTTGGACAGTCAGATTTGCGCTTTACTGATGAGTATTCCAGCTATAAAGGCGGCGGAAATCGGAGAAGGTATTGCCAACTCTGCTGAACCGGGTTCCCGGGTACA
It encodes the following:
- the aroC gene encoding chorismate synthase, encoding MVLRFITSGESHGKGLIGIVEQMPAGVEIGEEDINRELQRRQKGYGRGGRMKIESDRVEIFSGIRNGYSLGTPISYLIRNQDFENWQEIMATGECKRHEEKIVNRPRPGHADLAGAMKYNQSDMRNILERASARETAARVAAGAMFKKLLESFNIRVYSQVKSIGPVQVKTWQVNEQNWQDLREKVDESPLHSVDTEKEPLMREAIDQARSKGESLGGSFEVGVIGVPPGLGSYISWESRLDSQICALLMSIPAIKAAEIGEGIANSAEPGSRVHDEIFYSEEGGLHRKSNRAGGIEGGISNGETVWARAYMKPIPTLYKPLTSVNTKLWQEEKADIERSDICAVPAAAIVGESMLAFAIARAFLEKFSGDSLDEIRKSYTTYQAYLKRVWKWEKI